In one window of Nomascus leucogenys isolate Asia chromosome 1a, Asia_NLE_v1, whole genome shotgun sequence DNA:
- the PGAP4 gene encoding transmembrane protein 246 — protein sequence MSTSTSPAAMLLRRLRRLSWGSTAVQLFILTVVTFGLLAPLACHRLLHSYFYLRHWHLNQMSQEFLQQSLKEGEAALHYFEELPSANGSVPIVWQATPRPWLVITIITVDRQPGFHYVLQVVSQFHRLLQQCGPQCEGHQLFLCNVERSVSHFDAKLLSKYVPVANRYEGTEDDYGDDPSTNSFEKEKQDYVYCLESSLQTYNPDYVLMVEDDAVPEEQIFPVLEHLLRARFSEPHLRDALYLKLYHPERLQHYINPEPMRILEWVGVGMLLGPLLTWIYMRFASRPGFSWPVMLFFSLYSMGLVELVGRHYFLELRRLSPSLYSVVPASQCCTPAMLFPAPAARRTLTYLSQVYCHKGFGKDMALYSLLRAKGERAYVVEPNLVKHIGLFSSLRYNFHPSLL from the coding sequence ATGAGCACTTCAACCTCTCCAGCTGCCATGCTTCTCCGGAGGCTGCGGCGACTCTCCTGGGGCAGCACCGCTGTCCAGCTCTTCATCCTAACAGTGGTGACATTTGGCTTGCTGGCCCCCCTGGCCTGTCACCGACTTCTACACTCTTACTTCTATCTGCGCCATTGGCATCTGAACCAAATGAGCCAAGAGTTCCTGCAGCAAAGCTTGAAAGAGGGTGAGGCTGCCCTCCACTATTTTGAGGAGCTTCCCTCTGCCAATGGCTCAGTGCCCATTGTCTGGCAGGCCACCCCGCGGCCCTGGCTGGTGATCACCATCATCACCGTGGATAGGCAGCCTGGCTTCCACTACGTCCTGCAAGTGGTGTCCCAGTTCCACCGGCTTCTTCAGCAATGTGGCCCCCAGTGCGAGGGGCACCAACTCTTCCTGTGCAACGTGGAGCGTAGTGTGAGCCATTTTGATGCCAAGTTGCTCTCCAAGTACGTCCCTGTGGCCAATCGCTATGAGGGCACTGAGGATGATTATGGTGATGACCCTTCGACCAACTCGTTTGAGAAAGAGAAGCAGGACTATGTCTATTGCCTGGAGTCATCCCTGCAGACCTACAACCCAGACTATGTCCTGATGGTAGAAGACGATGCTGTTCCAGAAGAACAGATCTTCCCAGTCTTGGAGCACCTTCTGCGGGCTCGCTTCTCTGAGCCACATCTCAGAGATGCCCTTTATCTCAAGCTCTATCACCCTGAGAGGCTCCAGCACTACATCAACCCAGAGCCCATGCGGATCCTGGAGTGGGTTGGTGTAGGCATGTTGCTGGGGCCCTTACTAACCTGGATATACATGAGGTTTGCCAGCCGCCCAGGGTTTAGCTGGCCTGTAATGCTCTTCTTCTCCCTGTATAGCATGGGTCTGGTGGAGCTGGTGGGTCGGCACTATTTCCTGGAACTGCGGCGGCTGAGTCCTTCCCTGTACAGCGTGGTTCCTGCCTCTCAGTGTTGCACCCCAGCCATGCTCTTCCCGGCACCTGCGGCCCGCCGGACCCTCACCTACCTGTCCCAAGTGTACTGCCACAAGGGCTTTGGCAAGGACATGGCACTGTACTCGCTGTTGAGGGCCAAGGGAGAGAGGGCTTATGTAGTGGAGCCGAACCTCGTGAAACACATCGGGCTCTTCTCCAGTCTCCGGTACAACTTTCATCCCAGTCTCCTCTAG